Part of the Bacteroides acidifaciens genome, GGGGCAAACGGTAAGTTCCAGGAGAAATTGAATGTACCGGCAGGCGATTATGTAATCAGCATTTCTTCGATAGGTAAAGCGCCTGTTGTGAAAGACTTCACTTTGAAATCTTCTACGAAAATAACCGACCTTGGGACGTTGTATTCTTCGGAAGCCAATAATGAGTTGAAGGGAGTGGAAGTTGTCGCCCAGAAGCCTTTGGTGAAGGTAGATGTGGACAAGATAGAATATAACATTGAAGACGACCCCGACTCCAAGTCGAACAGTATCCTGGAGATGCTGCGCAAAGTTCCTTTGGTGACGGTGGACGGGGAAGATAATGTGCAGGTGAACGGGAGCAGCAGTTTCAAGATACATGTGAACGGGAAGCCGAACAACATGATGAGCAATAATCCGAAAGAAGTGCTGAAGAGTATGCCGGCAAATACCATTAAATATATTGAGGTGATTACTTCGCCGGGTGCGAAGTACGATGCGGAAGGCGTAGGCGGTATTCTGAATATCGTCACCGTGGGCAGCGGATTTGAGGGATATACGGCTACATTCCGGGGAAATGTCACTAACAACGGAGCCGGAGCCGGTACTTATGCGATGGTGAAACAGGGGAAGATGACTATTTCCGTCAATTATAACTACAATTATAATAATCATCCGCGCAGCTATTCGGACAGTTACCGTGAGAATTACGAGCCGGGGGCGAGGGACGAGAAGTTTCTCGAATCTCAAAGCAGTTCCAAATCGAAAGGAAATTTCCAGTATGGCAACCTGGAAGCGAGTTATGAGATTGATACGTTGAGACTGCTGACGGCGGCTTTCGGAATGTATGGCAGCAGTAATAAGAGCGACAACAACGGAAATACGGTAATGTATAGGACGAACCATGAGGACGTGGCTTATCGTTACCGGACGGATAGCCGTAATAAAAACTCGTGGTATTCCATAAATGGAAATATAGACTATCAGCGTACTTCGCGGAAGAATAAGCAGCGGATGCTGACCTTATCTTATAAGATAAATACGCAACCTCAAACTGATAATTCCAAGAATGTTTATCTGGACATATTCCCCGACGAGCAGAAAGAGGAACTGGCGGAACGGCTGCGGTTGGAAAATTACCATTCGGATGGAAAGACAAATACGATGGAGCAGACTTTCCAGGTGGATTATACGACTCCGATAGGGAAATTGCATACCATTGAGACGGGAGCGAAATACATTTTCCGTCGCAATAGCAGTGATAACGCGCTTTATGAGGCGGCAGGCGGAAGCGATAATTATGCGTATAATGAAGACCGCAGCAGTGAGTACCGCCATCTCAACCATATCCTGTCGGCTTATGTGGGATATACCCTAAAGTATAAGGACTTTTCGTTCAAGCCGGGAGTACGTTATGAGCAGACCATACAACGGGTGAAATATATCGTAGGACCGGGTGAGGACTTCCATACGAATTACAGTGATTTGGTTCCGTCCGTCTCTTTGGGAATGAAAATCGGCAAGACGCAGAATCTGCGTGCCGGTTATAATATGCGCATCTGGCGTCCGGGAATCTGGAGCCTGAATCCTTACTTTAACAATCAAGACCCGATGTCTATCAGTCAGGGAAATCCGGACTTGAAGAGTGAGAAAAGCCATGCTTTTGATATTGCGTACAGTAATTTCAGTGCCAAGTTCAATATAAACGTTTCGTTGCGCCATTCATTCGGGAATAACGGGATAGAGAGGGTGAGCCGCTTGATAACCAATGAGAACGGAGAAATCTTTGATGATAATCCGGAGCACATGGCGCCGGACGGGGCTATGTACAGCACTTATGACAATATCGGCAAGAATCGGGATACCGGTTTGTCCCTTTATCTGAACTGGAACGCTTCTTCTAAAACACGTATTTACGTGAACGGACGCGGAAGTTACAGGGACTTGAAAAGTGAGGCGCAAGGGTTGCACAATTATGGATGGAACGCTTCTTGCCACGGGGGTATCCAGCATACGTTGCCTTTGAAAATCCGTTTGAGCCTGAATGGGGGCGGGGGTACTCCGTATATCAGTTTGCAGGGAAAAGGTTCCGGCTATCAGTATTACGGCATTGGGTTGAACCGTTCATTCCTGAAGGATGACCGTCTCACGCTGAACCTATATTGCAACAATATTTTTGAGAAGTACAGGACGTATAACAGTCATACGAAAGGTGACAATTTTATATCAAAGAGTAGCGGGAAATATCCGAGCCGTTATGTTGGCTTCAGTATCAGCTACCGGATTGGAGAACTGAAAGCCAGCGTGAAGAAAGCTGCCCGGAGCATCAATAATGATGATGTGAAAGGTGGAGAAGGCGGTGGAAACGCCGGTGGCGGAGGTGGTCAGTAAGACCACCACCGCTCAACTTAGCCAGAAGGATGTAACGTGTCTTACGTCATATTTATCCAGTATGGCTAAGAATCTTTTATCTTCGAGACATTCTTTGTAGATATAGAACATTTCGTCATACTTCACCCAGCGCAAGTCGTAGTTGTATTTCAACGCAAGTTCTATATTTCGGAAGAAGTCAAGTTTCTCATTCATACGATATTTGATTTCTGCAAGAGTGATATAGGCCATAGCTGATTCGGAATCAATCTCTAAAGTTTCATAAATGGCTTCAAGCGCACTGGCGTATTTTTTATAGAAATTCCACATTTTAGCCTCCTCATTGCGGTATTTCACATTGTCAGGATGTGCTTTTATTAGCTTTGTGATTGCTTTTATATCGTGTTCTTCATTATGAAACATCATGTGGTCTATCTTGACCTTGAGAAATTCAGTAAACTCATTATCTTTATCATAAATTTTATTCAAGAGGTTTTCGCTTCTCTGATAATTTCCTAATAAAAGGTTTAGATGAATCTCTTTGAGTTGTATTGGGAGCAAGTCGGGGCCAAGGGTGGCAGTAGCTTTTTGTGCATATTCTAATGCCTTCTCAAATTCAAAACGGTCAAAATAATAGTTACTAATGAATGAATATCCATATGAAAATTGCGGGTATGAGTTAACCAGTAACTCTGCTTGTTCCATGAAGTGGCTGTCGTTTCCTCTATAGTAGCGCAATGCTTTGTCTACTTCTAATTGAAGCTGCTTGTATCCGTCAAAAGTGACAAGGTCTTCTTTAGAGAAATAATTCTTTACCAAAGAATCATACAAGGCCATATATTCTTTGACGGAAGAAGTTTTGGAGACTTCGTATATATAAGAAGTGTTGCAAAGCTCGTTCTCTTCCAGGCAGCGGTCTGAATGGATTACATTCGCGCTTTCGAGGGTGGTGCCGTTCTTTGCGAGACATTCTTTGATGATATTTGTCTTTTGCTCTACAATGATGTTATGTTTTACTTTTTCATCGGGACTGTCCGGCAGAGGAATACGGGTCAGGACAAAATGATAGGTCCTCTTGACTCCCAGCAGGTTGTTTTCCGGTGCGGAGAGCGAGTTCAGGACTTTACAGCAGCCTTTGATGTTTTCTTCGTTATTGGCTGCCAAAAAGACAACGTCGTCGGCAAGTAAGGACATCGTGATAGCGGACATTTCCGTGATTCCTGTCCTGGAGTCTATCAGTAAGAAATCGGGAGCCAGTTCCTCTTCTATCTGTTTCTTCAGGCTCAGAAAGAAATCAATGCCATAACTGTTTTCTGCATAGAATAAGTTCCACCAATTGATGCGTGCGAGTTTTTTCCAGTAATCACTTGAGTCAACATCCCCTGCCGCACATAAATGGATGGTATTTATTGCGTTGTTTAAATGAATGTCAACCATATAATCTGATATATGGCGGGGTTGTACATTCTCCACAGCATATGCATAAATATAATCCACCAATCCTTTGTAGATAGGCTGTTGAAGTTCCTTGGCATATTTGCTTTGCAATCCCGGAGCTTCCAAATCAAAGTCGAGGATACACACTTTCTTTCCAAATTCAGCCAAGCGATTGGCTACGTTGACTAACGCCAATGTCCGTCCGACTCCTCCTTTGTAGGAATAAAAAGTAAATGTTTTCATAACTCTTATATGATTAGCATGAGTGAAGCTCTTTCTTTGGCAATACGGGTGGCTCTGGCTGATTCTTCCGTCTGTTTGAATGGAGCCGGCATCTGGCTGGAGTCATTAAACTGAAAGTTCAATTCGCATTTTTTTGCGAGTACCCGTATGATTTGTACGACTCTCTCAAATTTAACTTTACCGTATTCTTGTTGTTCATAACGTTGGATTTGTTGTTCCGGCACTCCTATTTTGTCTGCCAGTTCCTTTTGGGTGTATCCGGAAGCTATACGCAAGGCTATGATAGATTTAGGAAGGTTTTCGTTCGTAAAAGACAGGTGTTGCCGGTTTCTTAACTTCTCGAATTCTTCGATTTCCGAACTCAAGTCTTTCAACCGGCAGCAGTATGCTGCTTTTTGCATACGGTCGGTCAGTTCTTCTCCTTTTATCTGATACAAGGCATCCAGCAACTCTTCCATTTCCTGTTTGGCGCGTGTCAGTTGGCTTTCGTTCTTAATCATATCTTAGTTCAGATTTATTTTTATTATTCCCTTTTTCTTCCTCTTTGCTCCTTTTCTTCCTTGAAAGAAATCCAGATAGGAGATATTCAAGCCTGCATAAAGGCTGTAAAAGAATAGCTCTCCTTTGAATTTTTGTTTTTGCGTTTCCCGCAGTTTATAATCGTCAGTGAGGAGCAGGCAAGGTTCTTGGCTTTTTAGTGTCTTAAGAGATTGTGTGCTTCCTTTGAAACAGGCATCCCAGTCGTCGGGTTCCAATTTGTCGGTGACGAAGCTACCGTCGATATAGATAGCTTCGCAACCACAAATTTTTAGTATATTTATAACTTGGAGTAAGCCTTCCAGCAGTTCTTTACGTTTGGGGCTGAATCCGAAAGTTGTTTCAAATTCTTCCCAACTGAGCGTGTGAATTCCTTCGGGCAAATACCCTTCTTTATTAAATTCCATAATAACACATCATTTCTGTTGTGCAAATATAGAAAAAATACCTGGATATTGAAGGATGGATAGTTTTATTTCCGTCTTACATTTATTTTTGTTTCACATCCTGTTTGTTGGTATTAAAACCCAGCTTCGTCAGTCCCGCCTGTACGTCGGGGTGGCTCATGAAGAGGTTCCATAACAAGCCTGTGCGGTAGTTCTCAATCATGACGGCGATAGGGCCCTGGTCGATGGCGAGGTAGCGTTGCGGATACCAGTTGTCCGTTTCGCTGAAAGCGTCGTAGAATCCGAAGGGGCCGAAAACTTTGTCGCCCATATTATAGAGGTGGCGCATCACTTGCATGGAGTATTCCGGCGTGTAGGCGATGGATGAGAGGGCGGCGGTAGGAGAGATGACACCCTTGTCGTCCTGCTCGTTGGGTGAGTGGGCGGCATATCCGTCTACGGAGTAACTGGCAGTCAGTCCCCAGCAATCGGGGCCGAACCCTTTGTAATGTTTGGGGTTGCGGATGCAATAGGCACGGTTTACTAACGTCAGGTTGCGCATTTCGTAGAAATAACTGGGGCAATATTCATCTTTCAGTCCCACAGGGTCGAGTCCGAGGAAAGAATATTGTGCCCAGAAAAGCGGTCCGGCTTCCGTCCCCTGGTAGCGGAGATGAAGTTCGATTCCTTCTACCTTATGCGGGGAGATGATGGCACCGTTCTGCGCCCATCCGTCATGGTAGACGGCGGCGGGTACTCCGTGCGTTGGCGAAGCGGCGGCAAGGATATACATAATCATGCATTCGTTGTAACCGTGTACGGGAAAATTCATTTCCCAGCCGTAGGTAGGGCTCCAGTGCCAGTAAAGGACGTTTTGTCCGCCTTTCCGGTACCAGTCCCAGTCAACATCGCGCCAGATTTGGTCGATGCGCTGGGCGAGCGCTTTTTCTTTCTCGTTGCCGTTTACGTAATATTGGTGCACGGCGAGAAGTCCCTGGATAAGGAAAGCTGTTTCCACCAGGTCACCGCCGTTGTCTTTCTGTCCGAAAGGTTTCACCTTTCCCGTGTCGCCATACCACCAGTGAGGGTACGCTCCGTGAAAGCGGTCGGCTTTCTCAAGGAAGGATACGATACGCTCCATGCGTGCCAGTCCCTCTTCACGGGTGACATAGCCGCGGTCTATTCCGGCAAGGATAGCCATGATGCCGAAGCCGCTGCCGCCGGAAGTGACGACGTTGGCGTCGTCCTGCGGATATACGCCGTCTACATGATAGCGTTCGGGGGCAAGACCGCTGTTCGGTTCCGCACCTTCCCAAAAGTAGAGGAAGGTCCGTCGCTGGACGGTATCCATCAGGGCATCATCCGACAGTGAGTCGGTGACGGCGGAAAGGTTGTCGCTTTTGCTTTTCCCCTTACAGTTCTGGAAGGTCAGGGCTACAGCGGACAGGAACAGCAGCATGAGAGGGAGTGCGCTCATTTCTGCGAGTCTTTTATATTTATTGTTCATAATCAAGGTGATAATTTATTAGATTAGGCACGGTAATCCGTGCCTAAGAGTTTAGTTCAACGTAAATTTCGCCGTTTTCACATCCCGGCTGTTCGTCCCAATCATCACTTCAAAGTCACCCGGTTCGGCCACCAGTTGAAGGTCATAGTTATAATATCTCAGCATTTCCGGAGCAATCTTGAAGCGGACAATCTTCATTTCTCCCGGTTCAAGGAATATCTTCTGGAAACCTTTCAGCTCTTTCACGGGGCGGGTGCTGCTGCCTACTACGTCACGGATATAGAGTTGCACGACTTCCGAGCCGGGCCATGTGCCGGTATTGGTCACTTCCACTGCTGCGGTCAGTGAACCGTTCATGTCCATGCTGGAGTGGCTGAGGTCAATGTCACTGTAGGAGAAAGTGGTATAAGAAAGCCCGTAGCCGAACGGATAAAGCGGGTCATTGTCCACATCCAGGTAGTTGCTGCGGAACTTCTCGAACCATTTGCCTTCTTTCAACGGGCGTCCGGTATTCTTATGCGCATAGTAAAGAGGTATCTGACCGACGTTCTTCGGGAAAGTCATTGTCAGTTTGCCACCCGGATTGACATAGCCGAAGAGGGCGTCGCCGATGGCATAAGCTGCTTCACTGCCGCCGAACCATACATTCAGGATGGCGGGCACGTGTTCCTGTTCCCAGTTCAGTGTAAGCGGGCGGCCGGTGAACAGTACAAGCACTACCGGTTTCCCTGTCTTTACTAATTCTTTCAGCAGGTTTTGCTGCACGTCAGGGATATTCAAGTCCGTACGGCTGCTGCTTTCACCGCTCATCTCAGAGGATTCTCCAAGGGCTGCGATGATAATGTCCGACCGGCGGGCTACGTTGAGCGCTTCGTCCAGCAATTGCTGGTCGGTGCGATTGTCACGGCTCAGTGAACGGCCGAACATTGTGGCACGTTCTTCGTAGGCGGCATCACTAATCAGGTTGCTGCCTTTGGCGTACATGATATTCGCTTTTCCGGCAGTCATCTCTTTCAGTCCCTCTACTAATGAAGGACAGCGGTCGAGCACAGCAGCTACGCTCCAAGTACCCGGCATATTGCTGCGGCTGTTTGCCAGCGGGCCGATAACGGCGATATTTCCTTTGGGATTGAAAGGCAGTAGCGGATTTCCGTTCGGGTTCCCGTCGGGGCTGTCGTTTTTCAAGAGAACGAAACTTTCGGCGGCTATTCTGCGGGCTGCGTCACGGTGCGCTTTCGTAAATATGTCGCGTGTCGGACGTTTCGGGTCGCAATATTTATAAGGATTGTCAAACAACCCGAGCTTGTATTTCGCTTCCAGGATGCGGCGGCAGGCGGTATTCAGCGTTTCCATAGAAACCTTGCCTTCCTGGACGGATTTCTTCAGCGTGCCTACAAAGCCTTCGCTGACCATATCCATGTCCACTCCGGCATTGATGGCACGGGCGGATACTGTCTGAAGGTCGCCGATGCCATGGTCTATCATTTCGGAGATTCCCGTATAGTCGGTTACAACGAAGCCGTTGAATCCCCATTGTCCGCGCAGGATGTCCGTCATCAGCCATTTGTTGGCGGTGGCAGGTATTCCGTCCACTTCGTTGAACGATGCCATCACGCTGCCTACACCGGCTTCGACGGCTGCTTCATAAGGTAGCATATAGTCGTTGAACATCCGTTGGCGGCTCATATCCACGGTGTTGTAGTCACGTCCCGCTTCGCTTGCCCCGTATAGGGCAAAGTGCTTCACGCACGCCATGATTTCGTCGTTGCGTTGCATGTTCTTTCCCTGATAGCCGCGTACCATTGCTTCGGCAATCATGGCGCCGAGGAACGGGTCTTCACCGTTCCCCTCGGACACACGTCCCCAGCGGGGGTCGCGCGAGATGTCCACCATCGGGCTGAATGTCCATGAGATTCCGTCGGCACTGGCTTCTACGGCTGCGATGCGGGCAGACTCTTCGATGGCTGCCATATCCCAGGTGCACGACAGGCCGAGCGGGATGGGGAACATCGTCTCATATCCGTGGATGACGTCCATGCCAAACAGTAACGGAATACCCAGGCGGGATTGTTCGACCGCCTGTTTCTGTACTTCGCGTATCTTCTCCACTCCTTTCAGGTTGAACAGTCCGCCTACTTCGCCTTTCTTGATTTTGGCGGCAATATCGCTGCTCTTGGCTTGTCCGGTGGTAATCTCTCCGGTGACGGGAAGGTTTAACTGCCCTATCTTTTCTTCCAATGTCATTCTTCTCATCAGGGCATCGATGAAGCGGTTCATGTCCTGTGGCGACTTTTGTGCCGCCACGTTCAGGAATCCTGCCAAAAGTAACAGAATGACGGAACTTAGTTTCTTATTTATCATATTATTATACTTGTTTTATTGATAATCCGGATTTTGTACCAGCACTCCTTTGGACTTGTCTATCTCGGTCTGAGGCAATGGAAGCAAGGCGTTCTTGTCCTGATAATTCTTGCCGGCTGCCTGCAATACTTGTTTGGCAATGCCCCAGCGGACCAGGTCGTAGAAACGGTCGAACTCAAGCCCCAGTTCCACGCGGCGTTCATGGCGGATGGCTTCACGCAGTTCGCCTTGGTCGGTAGTGGTTACTTTGGGCAATATGTTGCTATTCGTACCTCTAGCACGTTCACGTACCTGTTCGAGGTAGTCTACCGCTTCGCCGGGGATGCCTTTTTCATTGGCGGATTCGGCTCCCATCAGCAATACGTCCGCATAGCGGATGAGGCGGATATTTACCCAATAGCCTTTGTTGGTGTATTCCTTACGCAGGGCTGGGTCGGTGTAGGCTTTTTTATTGAAATAGGCTCCCATAGCCGGAGAAACCGGAGATTCGCCGTAAGGCTCGTTGGTATTCTCGGGGGTAATCGGCTCGTCGTCCGAGTGACGGAAGTAGAGCAGGGTGGCGTTTTTACGCGGGTCGCCCTGTTCGTAGGCTTGTGCCATATATTCTGTCGCCATGTGCCATCCCCATCCCAAGTCCCATTGACCTGCTCCGCGCACACCTTGCACTTCGCAGAACTGGCTGCCGATAACATCGCTTTGGGGGAGAGCGGCGGTGGCGGTACATTGCAGTTCGAATACAGAACCGCCGTTGTTTTCGCCTTCGTCCGTAAATATCTCGTTGTACGGGGTTTTCAGGTTATAAAGCCCTTTTTTAATGACGTCGGTAGAGGCTGTGTACATATTGTTCCAGTCGTTGCGCATCATATAGGTACGTGCGTGCAGCGAACGTGCGGCTCCCCAGGTGAGGCGTCCGAGGTATTCGGTGCTCCATGTTTCCGGTAGTGACTCCTCGGCGGTTTTCAGGTCGGTGTCAATCTGCTCGTAGATTTTCTCGACGGTTGTTTTCGGAATATTGGCTTCCGAAGCGTCATTGATTTTGTAGGTCACGAGGGGGACTTCGCCGAAAGCTCTTACCAGATTGAAGTAGCAGTAGGCACGGAAGAAAGAGGCTTCGCCTTTGTTGATGATATCTTCGGCTTCGGTTTGTCCGGCTGTCTCTTTATCTGCGATGGATTCGAGAATGTCATTGCACTGGTAGATGATGGCATAATTCTGTCCCCAGTAGGCACCCAGCAAACCGTTGTTGGCGGTATATAGGAAGTCGTCGTACATTTCCGCTACGTCGGAACCGTCGCTGGCTATACTTCCCTTTTCCGAGTCTTCGGAACGGAAGCAGTGGATGGCAAATGCGGGAGGACCGGCGGTGATGTTGTAATTACGCATCATCGTGTAGACATTGTAAATCTTACCGTTGACGAGCGCATTGGGGTTGTCGTCTTCGGTGAACTGTCCTTGCGGACTGCGGTCGAGAAAGTCGCTGCAACTGCCCAGAAAGAGCGTGGCGGCGGCAATAAGGGCTGAAAATATATATTTATCCAGTTTCATATGAGTATAGTTTTAGAATGTTAAGTTGATTCCGAATGTATAAACTGCCGGTACAGGGTAACTGCCGTTGTCTACTCCGAATGCGGTAGCGGTACCGCCCAGTTCGGGGGTATAGCCGGTGTTATGCTTCCACGTCTTCAGGTTCTGTATGTTGACATATACTTTGAGGGCTTGCAGGCGGATTTTCGCGAGCAGGCTTTTGTCGAATGCATAAGCAAGTTGCACATTGCGGATGCGGAAGAAACGGCCGCTTTCGATGTAATAATCCGAATTCAGCGTGTTGATGGAATGTTTGGAGTTCAGCAATGGCTGGCTGTCGGAAGTCCCTTCGCCGTGCCAGCGTCCCAAGCGTTGCTCCATGTAGTTGAACTGGGCAAAGTTGTAGTTGTCCCACGTGCGGAAAATCTGGTTTCCGCCTTGCCCCATCATGTCGATATCCAACGACCAGTTGCGGTAGTTCACTCCGAGAGAGAAACCGTAAGTTACTTTCGGGGTCGGGTTACCTATCATGGTACGGTCTTCCGGGGTAATCTTGCCGTCACCGTTGACATCTGCGAATTTTAAATCACCGGGGGTGACAGTGGCAAGCGTATTCTCCGGAGATGAGTTGATGTCGGCTTGCGACTGGTAAACACCCGCTACCTTATATCCGTAGAAATAGCCGATAGGATAACCTGCCATTGTATAGCTCTGCTGCTTGTCTCCGGCAATGATGGAATATCCTTCCTGGACAAGGCTTTTCACTTCGTTCTTGATAGTGGTCAGGTTGGCGCTGACGGTATATCCCCATTCGCCTATCTGGTCGCGCCAGGTTACTGCCATTTCCACACCTTTGTTCTGAATCTGTCCTAGGTTGCCGATGCCCGGAACTGTTCCGGAGATACCGGGAACCTCTGCCAACAGGTCTTTTGTGTTTTTCTTGTAATAAACACCTTCGAAATGCAGGCGGTTGCGGAGCAGGTTAGTCTCAAATCCGGCTTCCCAGGCTTCTACCTTTTCCCAACGGAGATTCGGGTTGGGCAGATATGCCAGCTGGTATCCCGGATAGATGATGGAAGGCTTGCCGAATACGGCAGAGTAAGCGTTGCTCAACAACGGTTCGGCAGGATAGGCCCTGTCCAGGTTCTGGTTTCCCAGTGTACCGTAAGATGCCTTAATTTTCAACATGTCCAGCCACTTGATGTCTTTCATGAATTCTTCTTCGCTTATCAGCCAGCCGCCGCCTAATGAGAAGAAGTTCTGCCATTCGTTGCCCGTATAGGAGAATGCTGAAGAACCATCGCGGCGGAATGAACCGTTGAACAGGTATTTGCCTTTATAATTGTAAATGACACGTGCGAGCATGGACAATGTGCTGCGTTCCCATTGCGTACTTCCGTTGGTGGCAGTGGCGGCATCTCCGATGCTGACAAACCACTTGTCGGGGTTGTTCGGTATCATCAGCCCTACTCCCTGCTTGCGTGCTCCGTCGAGCCGGCTCAGTGAGTTGTAATAGGTAGTGAAGCCTGCGGTAGCAGTCAGGTTATGATTGCCGTTGTCGAAGCTGTTGGTATATGTCAGTACGTAGTCGCTCTGTACTTTCGTTTCATTTTCTTTGAATTGGCTGACTTCCGTCTTTCCTGTTCCCAAAGTGGCGATGTCACCATTGACGGTAGAGTCGTATACTTTGACAATAGGGGTGTAGGTACGTCCGTTGTTGGATGCATAGTCCATGGAGAAGGTAGCTCTGAATTTGAAATGTTTCAGGAAATCCACTTCACCGTAGATATTGCCCGATGCGCGGTAGTTTTCGGCTTTGGTAGTGTTCGCCTTCAAATCTACGTCCACCATCGGGTTGTTGATTTGTGCCTTTTGGAATTCGGGCAGGGCGGTGTATAGTCCATATTCATTATTGTATACGGGAGCGATAGGAGTGGCACGAAGTGCGTTCAATACCTGTTTGGAATCGGCAGGAAGCATACGTGCACCGTTGAACTGGAAACCGACTTTCAGGAAATCCGTGATTTTATAATCATTGCTGGCATTGATGGTCACCTTGCTGAATTTCTCATGCTCGATGTTGCCTTGCTCGTAAGAGTAGCCTACGCCCAGGTAGAAACTATGTTTGGGCGAAGCTCCTGTGATGCTGATATTGTTGTTGGTGATAAAAGCGTTTTGGAAAATCTCGTCCTGCCAGTTGGTGTTTGCATCCCATCCGGTGTAATCGAACGGAGCATCTCCCTGGTTGGCGAGTTGTTCGCTATACAGTTCCTTGAATTGCTCGCCATTCACCATTTTCACCTTATCTACTACTTTCTTGAATCCGAAGGACGTGTTTATGTTCACTAATGTCTGTCCTTCTTTCGCTTTTTTGGTGGTGATGATGATAACGCCGTTCGCACCGCGTACACCGAAGATGGCGAGGGATGACGGGTCTTTCAGAATCTCCATGGATTCGATGTCTTCGGGGTTGAGGAAGTTGATGTTGTCGTTGAACAGTCCGTCAACGATGTAGAGGGGTTTGTATCCGTTGATGGAGTTTGTCCCGCGGATACGGATTTCCGGGTCGGCACCGGCACGTCCCGAGTTTACGATTTGCACGCCTGCCACCTTGCCTTGCAGGGAGGAAAGCGGGTTCATCGCCGGCTTGTTGGCCAGTTCTTCCCCTTTGATGTTGGTGATGGAACCCGTCAAGTCTCTTTTCTTCGCACTACCGTATCCGATAACCACTGTTTCGGCAAGTACTTGCGAATCTTCTTTCAGGGTGACGT contains:
- a CDS encoding outer membrane beta-barrel family protein, which gives rise to MKHRLLLLLLFMFATCATGWAQKDVAPSFTIKGVLLDSLTQEGEPYATIRITKKGVPDKAVKMAVTGANGKFQEKLNVPAGDYVISISSIGKAPVVKDFTLKSSTKITDLGTLYSSEANNELKGVEVVAQKPLVKVDVDKIEYNIEDDPDSKSNSILEMLRKVPLVTVDGEDNVQVNGSSSFKIHVNGKPNNMMSNNPKEVLKSMPANTIKYIEVITSPGAKYDAEGVGGILNIVTVGSGFEGYTATFRGNVTNNGAGAGTYAMVKQGKMTISVNYNYNYNNHPRSYSDSYRENYEPGARDEKFLESQSSSKSKGNFQYGNLEASYEIDTLRLLTAAFGMYGSSNKSDNNGNTVMYRTNHEDVAYRYRTDSRNKNSWYSINGNIDYQRTSRKNKQRMLTLSYKINTQPQTDNSKNVYLDIFPDEQKEELAERLRLENYHSDGKTNTMEQTFQVDYTTPIGKLHTIETGAKYIFRRNSSDNALYEAAGGSDNYAYNEDRSSEYRHLNHILSAYVGYTLKYKDFSFKPGVRYEQTIQRVKYIVGPGEDFHTNYSDLVPSVSLGMKIGKTQNLRAGYNMRIWRPGIWSLNPYFNNQDPMSISQGNPDLKSEKSHAFDIAYSNFSAKFNINVSLRHSFGNNGIERVSRLITNENGEIFDDNPEHMAPDGAMYSTYDNIGKNRDTGLSLYLNWNASSKTRIYVNGRGSYRDLKSEAQGLHNYGWNASCHGGIQHTLPLKIRLSLNGGGGTPYISLQGKGSGYQYYGIGLNRSFLKDDRLTLNLYCNNIFEKYRTYNSHTKGDNFISKSSGKYPSRYVGFSISYRIGELKASVKKAARSINNDDVKGGEGGGNAGGGGGQ
- a CDS encoding KGGVGR-motif variant AAA ATPase, with the protein product MKTFTFYSYKGGVGRTLALVNVANRLAEFGKKVCILDFDLEAPGLQSKYAKELQQPIYKGLVDYIYAYAVENVQPRHISDYMVDIHLNNAINTIHLCAAGDVDSSDYWKKLARINWWNLFYAENSYGIDFFLSLKKQIEEELAPDFLLIDSRTGITEMSAITMSLLADDVVFLAANNEENIKGCCKVLNSLSAPENNLLGVKRTYHFVLTRIPLPDSPDEKVKHNIIVEQKTNIIKECLAKNGTTLESANVIHSDRCLEENELCNTSYIYEVSKTSSVKEYMALYDSLVKNYFSKEDLVTFDGYKQLQLEVDKALRYYRGNDSHFMEQAELLVNSYPQFSYGYSFISNYYFDRFEFEKALEYAQKATATLGPDLLPIQLKEIHLNLLLGNYQRSENLLNKIYDKDNEFTEFLKVKIDHMMFHNEEHDIKAITKLIKAHPDNVKYRNEEAKMWNFYKKYASALEAIYETLEIDSESAMAYITLAEIKYRMNEKLDFFRNIELALKYNYDLRWVKYDEMFYIYKECLEDKRFLAILDKYDVRHVTSFWLS
- a CDS encoding helix-turn-helix transcriptional regulator, with product MIKNESQLTRAKQEMEELLDALYQIKGEELTDRMQKAAYCCRLKDLSSEIEEFEKLRNRQHLSFTNENLPKSIIALRIASGYTQKELADKIGVPEQQIQRYEQQEYGKVKFERVVQIIRVLAKKCELNFQFNDSSQMPAPFKQTEESARATRIAKERASLMLII
- a CDS encoding DUF6932 family protein, producing the protein MEFNKEGYLPEGIHTLSWEEFETTFGFSPKRKELLEGLLQVINILKICGCEAIYIDGSFVTDKLEPDDWDACFKGSTQSLKTLKSQEPCLLLTDDYKLRETQKQKFKGELFFYSLYAGLNISYLDFFQGRKGAKRKKKGIIKINLN
- a CDS encoding glucoamylase family protein yields the protein MNNKYKRLAEMSALPLMLLFLSAVALTFQNCKGKSKSDNLSAVTDSLSDDALMDTVQRRTFLYFWEGAEPNSGLAPERYHVDGVYPQDDANVVTSGGSGFGIMAILAGIDRGYVTREEGLARMERIVSFLEKADRFHGAYPHWWYGDTGKVKPFGQKDNGGDLVETAFLIQGLLAVHQYYVNGNEKEKALAQRIDQIWRDVDWDWYRKGGQNVLYWHWSPTYGWEMNFPVHGYNECMIMYILAAASPTHGVPAAVYHDGWAQNGAIISPHKVEGIELHLRYQGTEAGPLFWAQYSFLGLDPVGLKDEYCPSYFYEMRNLTLVNRAYCIRNPKHYKGFGPDCWGLTASYSVDGYAAHSPNEQDDKGVISPTAALSSIAYTPEYSMQVMRHLYNMGDKVFGPFGFYDAFSETDNWYPQRYLAIDQGPIAVMIENYRTGLLWNLFMSHPDVQAGLTKLGFNTNKQDVKQK